The following DNA comes from Bartonella sp. M0283.
TATTTCTGAAAGAATCTTTATGGCAATTATCAAATTGCACATATTGCCGGTGACAATCGGCAAGTTTTATAAATACCGGAATTCTTAAAGCCGGTTTTCCGTGACAAACCGTTAAAGCCTGCCCCAAACAATCATTAAATCGAGAATTTTTGGAAAACTGCCGCCAAGACTTAGCTAAGCTTCGTCAAAAGCCCGAATGAGCTTCTCATGCTACTCCGGTCAATCTTTTCGTCCAGTCTTCGATCTGGTGACTGTCCAGTCTTTTTTGTGCAAGAGATCGCCAGCTCGGCGATAATTCTTCAAGGGACGCAATTTGTGATAATTCATCATAATCATTGCGTGTCACATAAAAAGCCTTCCATATGCGATGGATAGTCCAATCTTCGTGACGTCGTTCGAGAAGTTCAAGCTCGTCTTGCAGAGTGACTTCACCCTCCTCTAAAACACGATAATACCAGCCTGTTCGCCCGCTCTTTTGTGTGCGCAGTGACATATCGGCTATACCGAACCTTACATTGAGCCGAAAACACGGTTGTCTTCCTTGCGAAACCTCAATGATTGCCTTGCCTAACCGGAATATATCGCCAACTGCGATATTTTTTTCACTCACACCTGACGTTGAAAGGTTTTCTCCAAAGGCAGTCGGCGTGTCAAACACCGCTTTATGCCCCAGTTCTTTTTTCCAGAAAGCATAATGGTCGAAATCATAATGGTGGACTGCCTTTTCCGGTCCGCCATGATGTTTCTTGTCTGCCTGCTCATCACCGATAAAGCCGGTTTTGGTGAGTAAAAGCGGCCTATCGACCGGTTTTTTGTCAATTCCGCTTTGTAAGTTGTCAGGCCCGATAGACTTGATTGGTCCGACAGAGAGTGCCAAAAGTTGTACCATTTTTTTAACCCCGCCAATTCCGTAAAACAGCCTTTTAACAAGCCCGATAGTGCGGTTTATTGATCTTCATCGATTTCGTCATCTTTTTTAAGATCAATCCCGTTATCAGGAAAATCATTTCCCGATAACAAGAAATTCAGAGGTTTAATCAAACTATTTGAAACACAAGTGACATCCTGACACGCCTTATCGGAACGGGGAACTTTTTCAAGTACCGAATGAAGCTTGATCTGATAGCCCTTTTTCCTAACCTCGTCATTTTGCAGATCGGCTTTTCCTTTTGCCAGAAGTCGCCAATTGCCGATAGACATAGAAGATTTGTTAATAAGCAGATTTTCATCGGTAATTTCTGACTCGATATCCCAGCGGTCAAAACCGGTGGAAACATTATCGGATTTTTCTATGTGGGTTTTATCGTCAGAGCTTACGGCTGTCCGGATCGAATGAATGTCATAACCTTTAAGCGTGCCCGATGACATATTCAATGTCAAATGCCCTTGCATTTTGGAAAGTACGTCCGGCCAACGGGTGAAGGGCGCATGCATTGTCAATATGAAACCGGTTTTAGCAATAACCGGAAGGGGGCGCTCAAAAGCTTGTGCTATTGACTGGAGATCAAGCGAGTTTCCCGATATGCGTCCTTCAATACTGGCTTTATCATTTTCGCGACTGATCTGGATATTTGATTGTATGGCCCCGCCGAAAGCATTGGCATTGCCTAGATCGAATATGCCTTTTCCATTTCTGATCTGGATAGCGGCTGCAAGATTATTGAGAGTGACATTGCCGAGTTTTGCTTCTGGTGCAGACATCCGTATATCAAGGCCAATGCGGTCTAGAACCGAAAGATCAAGAAATTCGTTTTTCTCTTCATCGGGAAAAAACGTCGCAATCAATGTATCAAGATTGAGCCTATCGAAAGCAAGAGATCCACTGACAAGCGGCAAGTCGTCCTGATAGCCGGTGGCCAAAGCGCCACGTGCATTGTCCTTGTCAAAACTGAAAATAACATTATTGAATTGCATATGTCCGGGTTGGGCAGAAAAATCCGATTCCCAAACCAGCGGGGCCTTCAAACCCTGTCCCAACAATTGGTGATAGCCCAACCAATCCAGAGTTTTGTTCCAGCCTGGAGAGCGGGCAGAAAGCCTGCCGTCGAAAATATAATTATCCGAAAGCCGCCCCTTTCCTTCAAAAGTAATACCGCCACTTAAAGAATTGAGACTGGCTCTGAGATCACTTGTACCGCCGGACAACAATATCAGCGCCTGCATAGCATCAATACGTAAATCGGTCGCCTGCCCGTGCCAGATTGCGTTAGCGCGAAAACTTGCCGCCCTTGTTGATTCGGGCCATTCGAGAACGGCATTGAGAGCAGTGATTTTTTCTGCCATCCCGCCAAGACTTTCGCGATAAAGAAGCTCACCATTTTCAATAACAATCCTGCCAAAAGGCTGGTTGAGAAGGCGTGTCGTATCCGGATGATCAGGATTTTTTCCCACAATTTCGCGCGCTTCACGAACAGCAGATCCGAAACTGCCTTGCGAACGGGAAAGGGTGTCGAAAAAATCCGCAACTGTTTTGACCGGTTCTTCCATAACAAAATGCGGATTGATAATGCGGGTCTGCGAAAATGAAATATGCCCGAGTAAAGCATCAAAGAGTGATAAATCGACCTCGATACGCTCGGCCTCCATAAGTGGAGCTGCTTCATCGTTCATCGGCGTGAGCGTTACACCGGAAAGTGACGCTTTGGGATAAGGAAAAAGATCAAGGTGCGGTGCTTCACGCAATTGCACATTATAGCCGGTCCATGCGCTCAAATCCTGCGCCAGACGAATGCGGATAGCATCGGTCGAGACGACAAGCGGCAATAACAGGAAAATTGCCACGCCGACAATAACCAGCAAAAAAATCAGAGCGCCGACATATTTTGCGATTTTTTTGTGCACGTCGTCCCTTTACTCTCTATTAACCATAAAAGATTAAAACCGAATTACATTTCGGCTTCCAGTGAAAAGCTTGTTTCTGAAATGCCCTTGTTTAAATTTTTGCCGGGTCTTTTTGCCCGGCATTTTTTTAGATGAATTTTACCCGCACGACAATAACAATGGTTAAAAACCCGCCTTTATGCCCCGTTTAGCTCAATAAACATTTGGTTAGCGCAACAGGCATTTGGCTAAAAAATGCAAAATTGTGTCATTGCGGCGAATACTGTGTCTTGGCAGTTCGTAATCCCCTTCATTGCCACGCGCCCGTGATTTGATAGTTGTTACAGCAAAATGATAACCGGCATCGTGCACTATTTTGCGTATCGCTTCATTTTCATCACCAAATGGATAGGCAAAAGAGACAAGTGGCGCCCCGAGCTCTTCCTCAAGCTTTTGCTTGTTCTCGACGATCTGGCGTTTTGCTTCCTCGAGCGGAACATCTTTCAAATGTAAATGGTCGAGCGTATGGCCTCCCACTTCATGTCCATGAGCTGCCCAGTCTCTCATTTCATCAAATGTCATGATTTTATTGCGTTCCGAACGCTCGTTATCCCACGAATTATCAAGTCCCATATGGGAGGAGACAAAAAAATTCGTGGCACTGAACCCCAATTCGTCGAGAATAGGCATAGCCTCCTGATAGACAGATAAAAAACCGTCGTCGAAAGTAATGGCTGCAACTCTGTCTTTTTTTTCACCCCGAATATAGGGCATTGCCTCTCGGAGAGACAAACCTTTAAAGCCAAGCCGCTTCAGAACGCGCATTTGTTTGGCAAATTTTTTAACAGTTACATAATTCGAACGCCCCGGAATTCCCGCTTTGGGTGGCATTCCAATGTGATGATAAAGAAGAATAGGAACAGCCATCTCAACCTTTCTGACGTTTTGATAATGCCCTGATACGATGCCGATAAAGCGGACGTGCTAATTCACGGTAAAGGCGGGCAAAAAGCGAATGTTTACTTTTTATTGTCGAGCCACCCAGTTTCGCAGAAATTTCGCGAACCACCGGAGG
Coding sequences within:
- a CDS encoding AsmA family protein, with translation MHKKIAKYVGALIFLLVIVGVAIFLLLPLVVSTDAIRIRLAQDLSAWTGYNVQLREAPHLDLFPYPKASLSGVTLTPMNDEAAPLMEAERIEVDLSLFDALLGHISFSQTRIINPHFVMEEPVKTVADFFDTLSRSQGSFGSAVREAREIVGKNPDHPDTTRLLNQPFGRIVIENGELLYRESLGGMAEKITALNAVLEWPESTRAASFRANAIWHGQATDLRIDAMQALILLSGGTSDLRASLNSLSGGITFEGKGRLSDNYIFDGRLSARSPGWNKTLDWLGYHQLLGQGLKAPLVWESDFSAQPGHMQFNNVIFSFDKDNARGALATGYQDDLPLVSGSLAFDRLNLDTLIATFFPDEEKNEFLDLSVLDRIGLDIRMSAPEAKLGNVTLNNLAAAIQIRNGKGIFDLGNANAFGGAIQSNIQISRENDKASIEGRISGNSLDLQSIAQAFERPLPVIAKTGFILTMHAPFTRWPDVLSKMQGHLTLNMSSGTLKGYDIHSIRTAVSSDDKTHIEKSDNVSTGFDRWDIESEITDENLLINKSSMSIGNWRLLAKGKADLQNDEVRKKGYQIKLHSVLEKVPRSDKACQDVTCVSNSLIKPLNFLLSGNDFPDNGIDLKKDDEIDEDQ
- a CDS encoding polysaccharide deacetylase family protein; amino-acid sequence: MAVPILLYHHIGMPPKAGIPGRSNYVTVKKFAKQMRVLKRLGFKGLSLREAMPYIRGEKKDRVAAITFDDGFLSVYQEAMPILDELGFSATNFFVSSHMGLDNSWDNERSERNKIMTFDEMRDWAAHGHEVGGHTLDHLHLKDVPLEEAKRQIVENKQKLEEELGAPLVSFAYPFGDENEAIRKIVHDAGYHFAVTTIKSRARGNEGDYELPRHSIRRNDTILHFLAKCLLR
- a CDS encoding MOSC domain-containing protein encodes the protein MVQLLALSVGPIKSIGPDNLQSGIDKKPVDRPLLLTKTGFIGDEQADKKHHGGPEKAVHHYDFDHYAFWKKELGHKAVFDTPTAFGENLSTSGVSEKNIAVGDIFRLGKAIIEVSQGRQPCFRLNVRFGIADMSLRTQKSGRTGWYYRVLEEGEVTLQDELELLERRHEDWTIHRIWKAFYVTRNDYDELSQIASLEELSPSWRSLAQKRLDSHQIEDWTKRLTGVA